A region of the Melanotaenia boesemani isolate fMelBoe1 chromosome 6, fMelBoe1.pri, whole genome shotgun sequence genome:
acTTGCCTGATATCCAAGCGTGCCCAATTTGTGCTTGTCTGCTGACCCCCTGCGGTGATTGTTTATCTCTGCAGCTATTGTCCCATCAATATCATCCGGCTCTCTGGTTTCCGTGTCCCCCTGCCTCTCTCCTTTCACACTGCTTCGCCTCTGCACCAGTTCTTCCATTACTGACTCATTTCCTCctccattgtttacatgtgAGACTTTTGAGGAAAGGCTGAAAAACAATCAGACAAGGTTACTTATTGCCAAAATGAGGTGTGTGAAGGCAGAACAGTTTGCCACGAGGCAGAGCTGTACACTTGAAGCATAGAAAACAAGTGGAAAAGCACTTACTGTTTACTTAGACTTTATTTTTAAGTCTAAAGAAAGAACATGCAGAAGAAAGCAAACACACAAGGTTGTAAGACTGtgctgtgttttctcttttgatCCATCGAAATAGAAAACACCACCAAATGTGATTTTCAtaggttttttgtttattggttGTGAATAAGTCAGTCTGAGAGATTCAATGACCGAGGAAGAAACCCTGGGGGGGCCTCACATGACCAATAACCGTAGGATCCTGGTTACTTTTTAATAATTGGATATAATGTTTGCCAGTTTGgatgaaaagttaaaaatggctatttttttcttagttaAATGGCAGTGATGAGATCTTATTCTAATTGTGTGACAGTTATGAGAAGCCTTTAAAGCTACAGTAACACAACAACTTACATGTAAAGTTTAACCAAAAAGTCATTTTGAGGAGCAGAAATAAGAATCTGTCTTGAAACTTCCATTAAGTCAGgatcaacttaaaaaaatatttattttaaaaagaaaaaaatatatttactctTTGTcagtatgaaaataaatgtgaaatgagCAGAATGGTTACAGAAAAACTGTTCTGGTAAAACAGAGCAATGAAAGATAAACTGCCCTGTCATTTAGTGGAATGGAAAGAAGTCATTTAGGATATATTTACCTATTCTTTAATGGACATGTTTGACAAGGAAAATGTACAGCATAGCCGACCACATAACCAGACCGTTGCATCGCATACTCATTGACACTAATACGTATCAGGACATCAATAGTTTCAGAAGGCTCCAGCTCCAGTAACAGAGATGTGCAGGTCACTGTGTCACTTCAGGTCTCAACTTGCAGCACATCGCTGCAGCCTTAAATTACCGTGAAGAATTTATCTCAATTCTCAGGAGGCTATTGTATCTCAGTCAACTATTTCATCGTTTTCTGCTCTAGTCAACAACAGTGCTTCTGTTATACAAAGCTGACCCATTGCTGCTGCTTAAATTTAGCAGGAATAATGAGTTAGGAAGGAAGTACTTTGGCATTTCTGCCAATTACTGTTACCAATATGTGTAATTATAATTTTGCAGTGTGGTAAATGACTGTAAGAGACTTGCACATTCTTCTGACAGGAACGCTAATCTTGTCATGCTTTGCtgtcaaacataaaaacacagacgcAAGTGCTTTCATCACTACGACATACCTGTCTACAGCCACAGTCCAAATTACACAGTAACAATTACCTTTGTCGGGATCTTGGATTTGTAAGTATTGGTCCATTTGAATACTGATTTTAGCCTGTTAAAACAGAGCCTTCTGGCACTTTTACACTGTCAGTAAATCAACAGATCTAGTGCCAAAATCTGTAAAATCTTGACAATAACTTCAACAGAAATGTGACTAACGTGGTGGAAACAAACAACATGGTGTTCCCTTTCTGCACTGTTGTTTCTTAAACCACATCTGTGCCGTTAAAACGTAAAATCATAAACTTTACCTGGGCTTGTTTGGATCCATTTTGTTTCACGCAGTCATCTTTGGTTTCTGTTCACTTTCTCCTCCTCTACTGTCTCTCCCTCTGCCCTGATCAgtccctccctctcctcttttcacCTGTACCTCTGCCGTCTGCAACTGGCCCGACAAGAACAACTGGATTCTGCAACCAACAAATCAGTGCTGAGGACTGGTTAATGTGTTGCACTTAAAAGTGTTTAGTGGAGCAGAGGTGATGACTGATTTCTTTGAAGATGATCTACTGTTGTTTCTTGACAATTGGGCTTATTGATCAAGGAGGAAGTCATTTTCAGGGGGGGAAAGAGGATATTTTCATGTGCTGCTTCTACTGATTACACAGAACAAAAAGAGCCACTGATATTAAATCAGCTGAAAGAATCTGGTGCTTGAAGTTAAAGTACAATGAAAAAACACTGAACGTGCGAAAGAAGGGAGTTAAAGGAAAAAGGACAAGAATGCAACAAGACAAAAACGATCATGTTAGGTCAAAGAAGAAAGATCCTAAAGTTATATCAATAGGAAGAAGGATGTCGTTACAAAGtgattaaatgttaaaagaCTTGTTGGAATGTAAACCAGCAGCATGCCAGCAGTTTATATACTCACAATTATTCGAATATTTCTCGCTTTTATTCCAATGTACTGACAGGTATTATTTATGACATatcaaaaagaaacacagttgACAACTTTATTTTGGATTCATAAATTGACacttataaacaaaaatatacacTGTAAAACAGCACAAGAATGCTTTTGAATGACACACCTTCAATCTGTGCATCACCAATGCTTGTTCAAATCTGCAGGCCAAGACTGGCATCTTAAAAGTTGCCAGgcttagacagacagacaaggcGTGTCCTGATTTCTCCAACAGTCACAAATAATGCTTCTATGATAGGGTTTTTTAAAACGTGAATAGGGCTGTCAAGGACTTGTAAAACATGGCACGAGTCTGCTCACCACTAAGGTGGAAGTACGAACTTCCTCAGGTCTTGCTATTTCTAATAAAGTAGATCTTCCTAATAGGGAACTACGTTTAAAACATTACTTGTTAAATCTATGACACTAGTTAAATAGCCACCATTTAATTTGACACTTCcttgtagaaaaacaaaacccaatcattttcatctttctaAGTGTTTGAATAACATATAAGTGTCTAAATAAGAGAAAAAGAGTAGCTTAGGTGacttaaaaaatgataaagtaGGTAGGTATAATACACTGTCTTGGTTATACAAGACTGggttataaatatataaaagttaGAAAATTGAAAATTGTACTAAAATACAAtcaattacataaaaatacatgtgtttgaaatcataaaaacacaaaaatctaaatgatTACAGTATAGTGATACTAAATAGACAGCATATATTTGTCTATAGAACCTCTTATTTacaaatgagtaaaaatgtactttttcatataacAAGTTTGCatgaatgaaaagcaaaacaatagAAACTACATTAAGAAAATGTTAGATTGCATGCAAattgatgaattttctttgGAAATGTGCAAGTTCTTTGGAAAAccaaatggtttttttttttaaaaacaacatattactTTGTCAACTTACAGCTGCTGTtgcaatttgtaaaaaaaatgataatgaaacatTGAGGCCCTTTCTAACATTACAGAttattaaagcaataaaaatgtgACAGCTCAAACATACTGGGGTCATGCAAAAACATGGCTGAGATTTTACGTTATTCTCTGTGCATACGTTCTCCTTTACTAAAACAGAGAATATTTCTGATTAACACAAGCCATTAGAGATAATGTCTCCTATTGATGGACTTTTTGCGCATAAAAAGCCCAGCAAACAAATATATTAGATTTAAATTTTAACCCTAAATATATTTCAGTAgctttaaaaatatcaaatacatatttgttgtaattttacTTTGTCTGATTGATTAATAAAGCATCAAACATTACTGCATAGATGAAGAGATGATTACAATTTGCCTCTTATTATAACACCCCAAAGCGTGGCCACAGACCCAAAAGCTGTTACATTCTGTAATTTcccatacaaaaacaaaacaaagaaattacaattttttttgttcctttcctTTTGTTCTAAAAATTTAGAGATACTTATCTGGCTTATCAGACATACTGGTAGGTGGATCTTGTTGCATTTTAACTGAGGTGTGCCAGCTGATCAGCTTCAGGCTAATATAAGTAAAGTTCTAGCTTCATAAATCACGTCCTCTCAGCAATCGTCTTGCTTTAGAATAAAGAACCTACATAttacaaaattaattttttctCTGCAACAAAAGATTGTTCGTTTGCGTCTAGTTGTTCACAGCATGAAAGGCTGAGTCCTCAGTCTCACTGGTTTGCAGTGAAATTAAACCGCTGCTTTGATTGTAGCACCCTGTTCATTTGTGCACTTTGAAGCTATCCATACACGAGTCCCCTCAGTGAACAATACTTGGTCTTATGAGCTCTTTATGCATCTTGGCAAGCATGACAGAATCACTGAATGCCATACTTTGTCTCAAGTTCTTCTGCAGCCCAACCCAGGTGAATCTGTCTCAGTTTGTCTAACAGCTCCTCTAAAAGCGGTCGGTGTAGTATTCCACATCGACCCCTTCCAACTGAGTGCGAGCTTCTCTCAGCCCACATCCGAAGCATCTGGTAGTGAGCCTCCTTGCAGGATCTGTGATCCATCTCTGCTTGTTCGATCTCCGTGTCCTTCAAGCCAAGAGAACGTACCAGCTGCTTCATCTGCTGCACAGGAACCAGATCCAGCACTGTGTAGATCAGGTCAGGGACTGCAGAGAGGAAAGAGAGGAGGGGTGTTGAGAGAAATAGATACAGTAGTTTTCTGTATGTTAAAGACAGCATACACTGCTACAGACTCACTCTTTATTTCCAGGGGGACACAATCAGGCAGAATGGCCATGTCCTGTTCACTCATAGAGGTTTGCAGTGTGAAAGCGACGGTTTTCACACTGCTGTTATCCGAGGGTTCGTTAGTATTGACCAGGTTTTGCTACAAGACAAGAATAGAACATATTTACTGACTGTAAATGTACCTCCAGCTTATAAAAGTTATCCCAGAATAATGGATAAAACTACCTGACATGAGTCGAGGGAAGTGCTAGTCGGTTGGAAGGAAGtactcttcatcttcttcttggTATGCCGTTTTGTGACCATATAGGTGAGGAGAATCACCAGTGATAATAATACGAGCCCCACAGCCAAAATTCCAGCAATTACTTGGATGAACAGCTTATGGTCTggaccatcaggaggaaacagagGCACAGAATGTAAAAAATGAGGACATAAACCGCAACAGTCAAATCCACCGAAGTAACGGTTGGTTAAAAGAGCTTAAAAGAACTTAAGTGAACCTGAACAGTAAAACCAGCTAAGCATGAAAGCATAATGAGAGACTAGATGAGATATTATGTCCTCAAATGATAAGACATTGTCTTAGTTCTTCCCACCAATATGTTTCcaagtttaaatgtttgttttgggtaaaaagtaaataaaaaaataacatgtttgatCTGAAAGAAGGGGTAAAATCAGGGAATTCTACTCACATGAAAGGACTGgatgtgagaaaaagaaaaatcactttattttattttattttttattcaaggtgcaacatctctttatttctaAAAGGTTGCGTTGACATCACTTGTATCTTAACTGCATTGGATGACCTATTCAGAATTTTTCCATCAAACAGGAGTTGTAGTGATACTGAATTAATATGAATTTCCTTTTATTAACATGCTGATTTAAATGAGGTTTGGACTTTTGAACAGTACAGACAGATGTAAGAATATCACTAATTTTACTCTAAACGGATAAAGCAGGGTGCAGTCAATCATTATGCTGAACCCCAACACTGTGGTGTGATGATCTAAGatgttttttccttgtgttctTTCCTTTCCTATGATCCCCAATACCAGAGAATTTCTATCACAGAAAAACCTAAATGCCTCATAAATgaacactgttaaaaaaaaataaaacacctgCAGTCAAGAGGAGTAGAACATATGGCCAAGTAATACAGAGcttaacagaaatatttcttaACAGGCTAATGTTGTGCACATAATGAAGCTGCTTATATTCTAAAGCAGGCGTAGGCAACTCTGGTCAAAAGCTGCAGTCCTGTAGATTTTAGATGTTCCCTGCTTcagtacacctgattcaaaataaatggaTTCAACAGCTTATCAATTTCTGCTCAGTCACTCAATATGATTCAGGTGTGTAGAAACAGGAACACATCTAAAACTTTTAGCACTGGAGTTGCATGCCCCTGCTGTTGTATAATAGTATAGTAGTGTATAGATTCCTTCATATAAAAACCACCCTGGTAAATGCTCACCTTTTGTAGGCTTATGGGTTGTACTGGGATCTTTAGGCTCTGTGCAACTGTGGGAAACCAAGAAGACATTTCATAAAACTGAAGAGGAAGTAACACATCTTTAAAGGAAGTGATTAACATGAGGAACCACAAGCTTACTTGACATTTTGACTCAACAAAATGTGGTTTAAGTTCAAAACTACACAAAGAAATGTTCTGTCACCAGAACAAACACTAGATACAAACTCAGAAAAGAGCGATCTATGTACAGTCCTGACAAAAAGGTAAACatgataacattttaaatagtaattcagattttaaataaaaaccttgtAAAAATTTTTATCTATTTCCTGAAGCACActgtgacaaaaatatttaagttgGAGATATTTTAGCAGCTCTCCCAAAGTGAACCTGGATGTCAGTAAAATTCGACAAAAGCGCACTTATTTAGTCACAACAAAAGTGCCAGACTGCAGCTTTAGTGTGTCATAACTTCTCTCCTGTATTGCCAATAATGGAAAGACTGAACAAAGACAGAAGTGCACCACAAGTTTCAATTCAACAAACCTGCTTCCCCAATTGAGACcttaaataaagccaccataaacAAATGGGAGCAATGCATGCATGAAGAGTTCACATAAAACAGTTTACTCACTTCTCACAGGGCTGGCACTTGCCCTTAACTTTGTGGTAGTTTTCCTGACATCCACATGCAGTGTTTTTGTCCTCTGAACCTGTGCACAACAAGATTGTTTCTGTTTAGACTGAGCTGAGGACATGTCATGACTTTTTCTAACACCGCCATATATTAAGACTTACATTTCTGAAGTTGCCTTTCATCAGGTTGGCATGGTGTACATCGGAGACACTCATATGTTTGTGAGTCAATTTTAGATTTGTAATAACCAGGGTTACATTGACAAACAGTGTTTTGGTGTGGTATACATTTGGCTTTAACAAATTCATTGTTCCCTTCtgcaaaaaaagttaaaaggaagaagagaaaaggatAACTTAAACCATCAATTGGTGCTGTTCAAGATGGGAAATTGAGCCACAGAAAGGTAACATTGCTCTACCTTTGCAGGTTTTGCAACGTCTGCAGTTGGGGAAGGAATTCATGTGCTCTGTGAATTCACCATTGGGACAAATTGTGCAGTTACTCCTCTGGCCTGCAGCATGACACTTTTCTGCAAGCTTAAAACCTGAAAGCATCAACatggaaaaaacacaaagttatgATAGTGTGAAAGCTTGAGTAGTTTGCTTGTTAGCATGCTATGTGTAGTGTGCACAGAGTACCTGCCGAGCATTTGTTGCAACATATTCCCTCATCAGTGAGAAAGTCTCCAGCTGGACATGACTGCTTCTCTGAATTTTGCAGTGTAAAACCAGTGACAGTCATGTGCTGAAACAAAAAttgataatgaaaatgaaaaagaggcTTTATTATCCACAGCAAAGCAAGCTTCTATGGAGTCATGCAGTGTGCTTGAAGCCTATCTAACCATTAAGAGCAGTAAGATGCCAACGAAGGGAATTTTATTCCGCATGTGCAGATGCCCAGTTCCCTCCATATTCCAGACTTGATTCAATCCATCTGGGGCCACCTTGgagataaacaaaatatatataaaacaaaccaaacaatatATAGACTTTAAATGActtaaataaaaaggcacacTTCTCTAGAATCATATACGCAATAAATTAAAGCTTTTTAGTTCTTACAAGtgtttaaatgtacattttaaaaagttatatgcaaaaattttaagcaaaaacatagttttgtgtgtttttatgaaacAACCTGCATCAGGCAGCTGTTGACTGTAGCTTGCACTAAAGTTATGTGCTGCTTCTCATTTATGCAGTTTTGAAGACTTCATCTCATCATTACCACGAATGTATGCTGCAATTTTatatgaaatgtttatttttttaagtaaacacacaaataaatgacaGCATATTAGAGCAACCACAGACACACCTGTAATCGCAGCACCATgatgttaaaatgtgtgtgGCAGTGAGCAAACTGAGTCACACACAGCCTGAATTGACCAGCTTACATTGTAAATTTGATAATGTGTCTGGTTGGTGCCTCGTTGCGCCATACTGAACATGGTTGACTCACTTGTGGTGAATTTCTGAGGAAGAGTTgcaaagccttttttttttatttcgcAACCACAACAAAGACCTTTTTCACTGACAAACAGCTAATCAAGCATGCTTAAAGCTTTTTGTGTACTGATTATATACTATAAATGCTAATTGTATCCAGACTTGAACATCTGACCTGATAAAGGCATTCTCTCACACTCAAACGTAAATTATTAACTATGCaattagtttgtaaaaaaaaaaaaaatttgacatCTTGGAGTCCTCAGATGTCCTGGTTATGTATGCAGATAATGCATTCACTATATAATGGATTTTGTCCCTGGGAAAAAGAAGAGAGGGTCTAAACAGTCCCaaaaagatgtaaagatggTTATCTCAGCAGCTTGTCCAAATGGCCAAGAAAGCCGAAGAAACTCTAATAAAAAAACTTGTGATTTGGCTCAAAGCAAGTTCACTATTAATGAAGTACAAGTGTTTATTTAGAAGTGATTCCAGCCTTACAAGCAGGGTTTTCCTAAGTAAACGACTGTTGATTAAGAAGTGTCACTGgctgtttgcttttacaaatcttgctttatttatttatttacatcagaTGACCATTTCAGTTTTAATAATCAGTTAATTTACTAAAGTCTAGACTCCCTATCCTTTCctcccacctttttttttttttaaagttttcatttaCATGTGCCACCCTTTCCGTAATCTGTACCCTTGGCATGGTGGTCCGCCTCATCAGAAGAATTTAATTCTTAATGATACATTTACCCAAAACCAATAAACGGCATTTTGTTTCAACACGATTTGCTGAACAGCAGAAACTGGGCTACTGAAAAATATGGAGAGCCTGTTTATCAGGCGTCTCACCTGTCACAGCAAGCCGTCGATATAATCTGAGGAACGCAAGCAAAAAAATTTGGATTTCTTTAAGGAAATTTGTGGTTTGTTAAGCCCTTTCAACAAAGCGCTCTATTGTGGGTTTAGAAAAAGGCCCGGCACATATTTCTGCGCCACTTGTTTGGCAGCTTCCCCCCTCACATCACTGCCGCGTCAAAGACCTCATTCTGCTCTTACAAGTACTTGAAATCATTTTAAGCTAATACTTTTAAAACgttatatgtttttaatgtttacataTAACACCGACAACCTCTAAATCTAGACCCgtctttttgttcagtttcGGTTTTAGCTGTTCGCCGCACACAACGCCCACCACAGCCCAAAGTCTGATATGAATCTCTTTCCCACAAACGTGCAGCAATATTTTACCGTCACTTACCTGGAGAGCGTCTGTCACACGGAGGTATCTTTCCGGTCTTTAATGTCGTTCATCGGTAAAACGGTTCTTTAAGTTGAAATAACTTTCTTTCTCCTGAAGGCAGAGCGGCACCGGAGCCTGCACGTTCGTCGCTGTGGATGAGGAGGCGTACCCAAACGGGAAATAGCTGCGTCACGAGTGCGTTTCAAGGAATTGCGAGGCAGCTGAGCAAGAAGCCCTGtacaagcacaaacacaaacctaaACTTTTGTGTTACACAGACGCGTGGGCGCCAGTGTGTCTGCAGGTGAGATTTGATGGACAAATACATATCTGGGACCCTcgcagttgtgtgtgtgtgtgtgtgtgggtgggggggggggggggggggggggggggggggggggcgttaGTGACTGCAAACTTGAAATATCTAAATAGTTTTTAGATGCTGTCCAGTTTAAAGGAGCGCTGACTGGAATTAATACTGAATTTCACAGGTTTTTACCTGAGACCTTCTGACTGTAACCTGCCTGACTCACACTTGGATTGCTTGCAGCAAGAATAGCTTCATGTCTGTGATGCTGTTTGTATGCCACACACGCACTCTTGTCAAGAAATGGAGATGGGTGACTCACAagactttacatttttttttgcagactAATGCTTATTGTAGCCTTGAGGAGAACTAGCACATAGGGGCTTCAATGAAGAGGCCACAGCAGTCAGTGGGAGTCAGACACATAGCATTTATTTTAcaccagtggtgtagtctagtttattctagtgggtatactctAATCCCCCCCCAACCACCCTCCACCCTCATACATCATGTCCTGGTGTAACATCTGTCCCCCAGCACCCTTCCCAAAAGCAGCAACTGCTCATAAATGTATACTTTGCTAATGAGCACCACAGTAATTATTAAAGTTTGCATCCACACATAACtgagatcatgaaagactggttatgttatctaaatgtaaacaacacaagatGTATAACAGCCATTCCTTTCCTCATGGAGATCCTTCGCCCCAGGAGCTTTGCCTGCTTGgactgggggttgttgccgtggtgatcgcccttgtcccAGTGGCCGGGGGTTCTGCGCTGCAGTCctacagctgtgatgtggactctggtctgccctgatctgggtggttgctgtgctggcctctgtggaaatgggtgggctggctcttggtgtgatcggttccccaagatattgtttcctcacagcggcgtcaagccagatgtttattacttttattatttttgtactaagaaacagaaactgtgGAGTTCTTGTTTGTGTATAATGTAGGGAGGGGAGACGGCTTTGTTTGTGCATATATGTGGATGTTTTTGTGACTGTGACAGAGACAatgatgggtgtgtttttaaattgctgtcatataatgtgtgaaggcttgttttactttactttaagcgggttaaacaaactgaatttaaagCGCAACTCTGGGTTGACCAACTCTGAGTTTTCACTAAACCCACTTTCTGAAACGCGGCCCAGGTTGACAGCGTCAGGCTCACCTCCTCGTCCGTAAGTGTGTAACTGCAGTGTCCCTCGAATCGACAGTGGAAACAGAACCAGTAGCAACACACTCACTGACACACTTAAACAGtgtgatttgactttgttttcttttcatgtttttttctctgcattccCTCTCCATCGTACCGCCCCAaaaatcttcttcctcttctttttctgctgcatcttcttcctctcatccgCCACTCTTTAATTCGCGCTTGTCTAGCAACCAGCCACCAGGTGTTAAGGGACGCTGGTCAGGATCAGGACAGATGGCCAAGCTGCTTTCTCTCTGCGGCGGCTCAACATCACTTTTGACGGAATACCTCATGGTCTAAACAGGCCGGCTTCGTGGCTAATTTATGACCAGGAAAGTGAAAGTTATGTCACAAAAGATGTTGATACGCATCTTTGAGCAATTTTTAGTGGTTATACGGAAATTTGTGACATTTTCTAGTGGGTATATGGCGTATACCTGCGTATCacgtagactacaccactgtTTTACACCAACTAAAACTTTAAGAACGCAGACAAGGAAGGACAGGATAGAAAGTCATGTTACCACTAGGAAACCAACCAATCACTGTGAAGGGACTGGGGTTATACTAAGCAttcaaggaaaaataaatccagctaacttcaaaataaaaaacaccacaCTAATAACTACTACATACCAAATCATCATCTAAATTGAACTCCCAGTATCCTAACCCTACTGGTGAATGGAGAACCGCACCAGCCACAGCTCTAGAAAACACAAGACAGAATGTTAAAACCCTAAAACTAAACAACTCAAATCCTACACTACAATAAAATCTAAACTAAACTATGTaatactaaactaaaaaaaaaaacatctgtcagTGCTATCcctaaaaacaaagcacataaaacagtaaagttttctgtctttacaAGTTATGGCAGACCCACAATTCAgatcattaaaatacaaatacctCAGGGTGCATGCACCCCTACATTACCCTCAAAATCAAAATGTTAATATGATCATAAAATAATGCTAGAAACCCTAAACATGCATCTTACCAGAGGCACAGAGAATCAAAACTCTGAAGTTTGCACAAAGGATTTAAGCAGCCAAAGCCTGCAGTCACACCTCCTCCAGTTCCTGTCTCTCTGATTGGTCTCCAGCCTCTACAGAGTCATGGGAAGCTACTGCTACAATCTGGTCCCAGGAACTGAATAAACATCCCATCAATGGGCTTCAAAGCCAAAGCCTATGAAATCCGTGCCAAGGGATggt
Encoded here:
- the tnfrsf1a gene encoding tumor necrosis factor receptor superfamily member 1A isoform X1; amino-acid sequence: MEGTGHLHMRNKIPFVGILLLLMHMTVTGFTLQNSEKQSCPAGDFLTDEGICCNKCSAGFKLAEKCHAAGQRSNCTICPNGEFTEHMNSFPNCRRCKTCKEGNNEFVKAKCIPHQNTVCQCNPGYYKSKIDSQTYECLRCTPCQPDERQLQKCSEDKNTACGCQENYHKVKGKCQPCENCTEPKDPSTTHKPTKGPDHKLFIQVIAGILAVGLVLLSLVILLTYMVTKRHTKKKMKSTSFQPTSTSLDSCQQNLVNTNEPSDNSSVKTVAFTLQTSMSEQDMAILPDCVPLEIKIPDLIYTVLDLVPVQQMKQLVRSLGLKDTEIEQAEMDHRSCKEAHYQMLRMWAERSSHSVGRGRCGILHRPLLEELLDKLRQIHLGWAAEELETKYGIQ
- the tnfrsf1a gene encoding tumor necrosis factor receptor superfamily member 1A isoform X2 encodes the protein MEGTGHLHMRNKIPFVGILLLLMHMTVTGFTLQNSEKQSCPAGDFLTDEGICCNKCSAGFKLAEKCHAAGQRSNCTICPNGEFTEHMNSFPNCRRCKTCKEGNNEFVKAKCIPHQNTVCQCNPGYYKSKIDSQTYECLRCTPCQPDERQLQKCSEDKNTACGCQENYHKVKGKCQPCENCTEPKDPSTTHKPTKDHKLFIQVIAGILAVGLVLLSLVILLTYMVTKRHTKKKMKSTSFQPTSTSLDSCQQNLVNTNEPSDNSSVKTVAFTLQTSMSEQDMAILPDCVPLEIKIPDLIYTVLDLVPVQQMKQLVRSLGLKDTEIEQAEMDHRSCKEAHYQMLRMWAERSSHSVGRGRCGILHRPLLEELLDKLRQIHLGWAAEELETKYGIQ